A region of Leifsonia xyli DNA encodes the following proteins:
- a CDS encoding phosphoribosylformylglycinamidine synthase II translates to MTDTATAHVVDTVANAIETPEREQPFAALGLKEDEYARIREILGRRPTSGELAMYSVMWSEHCSYKSSKIYLRQFGQKVSPAMKKNLMVGMGENAGVVDVGEGWAVTFKVESHNHPSYIEPFQGAATGVGGIVRDIISMGARPVAVMDQLRFGAIDNPDTARVVHGVVSGISFYGNCLGLPNIGGETYFDPVYQGNPLVNALSVGVLRHEDLHLANASGEGNKVVLFGARTGGDGIGGASILASDTFSAGGPTKRPAVQVGDPFAEKVLIECCLELFRDKLVEGIQDLGAAGISCATSELASNGDGGMFIELDKVLLRDPTLTAEEILMSESQERMMAVVKPELLDAFLAVTAKWDVETSVLGEVTETGRLVINWKGEEIVNVDPRTVAVDGPVYERPVAYPTWIDALQDDSASVLARPTTGDELREQTLALLGSANLADKGWITDQYDYFVGGNTALAFPDDAGMIRVDEESGLGFAIATDANGRYCQLDPKQGAKLALAEAYRNVAASGAVPVAVTDCLNFGSPENPEVMWQFSQAVEGLSDACLELEIPVTGGNVSFYNQTGDTPIFPTPVVGVLGVIDDVARRIPSGWQDEGENIYLLGTTREELDGSAWAGTIHGHLGGRPPAVDLDAERALAEALHAAAQEGLVSSAHDLADGGLAQALAESVMRFGVGARVWLTEIQERDGVDAATALFSESTARVIVTVPREDDVKFRGLCEGRGIPALRIGVTDAEVGAQPVLEVQDQFTIGLEELHGVHRSTLPEHFGPTVA, encoded by the coding sequence GTGACCGACACCGCCACCGCCCACGTCGTCGACACCGTCGCCAACGCCATCGAGACCCCGGAGCGGGAGCAGCCCTTCGCGGCGCTCGGGCTCAAAGAGGACGAGTACGCGCGGATCCGCGAAATCCTCGGCCGCCGCCCGACCAGCGGCGAGCTGGCGATGTACTCGGTGATGTGGTCGGAGCACTGCTCCTACAAGTCGTCGAAGATCTACCTGCGCCAGTTCGGCCAGAAGGTCAGCCCGGCGATGAAGAAGAACCTCATGGTCGGCATGGGCGAGAACGCGGGCGTCGTCGACGTCGGCGAGGGCTGGGCCGTCACCTTCAAGGTGGAGTCGCACAACCACCCGTCCTACATCGAGCCGTTCCAGGGTGCCGCGACCGGCGTCGGCGGCATCGTCCGCGACATCATCTCGATGGGCGCGCGTCCCGTCGCCGTCATGGATCAGCTGCGCTTCGGCGCCATCGACAATCCGGACACCGCCCGCGTCGTACACGGCGTCGTCTCCGGCATCTCCTTCTACGGCAACTGCCTGGGCCTGCCGAACATCGGCGGCGAGACCTACTTCGACCCGGTGTACCAGGGCAATCCGCTGGTCAACGCGCTGTCCGTCGGCGTGCTCCGCCACGAAGACCTCCACCTCGCCAACGCGTCCGGCGAAGGCAACAAAGTGGTCCTGTTCGGCGCCCGTACCGGCGGCGACGGGATCGGCGGTGCGAGCATCCTCGCATCAGACACGTTCTCCGCGGGCGGCCCGACCAAGCGTCCGGCCGTCCAGGTGGGCGACCCGTTCGCCGAGAAGGTGCTCATCGAGTGCTGCCTGGAGCTGTTCCGCGACAAGCTGGTCGAGGGCATCCAGGACCTCGGCGCGGCCGGCATCTCCTGCGCGACCAGCGAGCTGGCGTCGAACGGCGACGGCGGGATGTTCATCGAGCTCGACAAGGTGCTCCTGCGCGATCCCACGCTCACGGCCGAGGAGATCCTCATGTCGGAGAGCCAGGAGCGCATGATGGCGGTCGTCAAGCCGGAGCTCCTGGACGCGTTCCTCGCCGTCACCGCGAAGTGGGACGTCGAGACCAGCGTGCTCGGCGAGGTCACCGAGACCGGCCGCCTCGTCATCAACTGGAAGGGCGAGGAGATCGTCAACGTCGACCCGCGCACGGTCGCGGTCGACGGTCCGGTGTACGAGCGTCCCGTCGCCTACCCGACGTGGATCGACGCCCTGCAGGACGACTCGGCCTCCGTGCTCGCCCGGCCGACGACCGGCGACGAGCTGCGCGAGCAGACGCTCGCCCTGCTCGGCAGCGCCAACCTGGCAGACAAGGGCTGGATCACCGACCAGTACGACTACTTCGTGGGCGGCAACACGGCTCTCGCCTTCCCGGACGACGCGGGCATGATCCGCGTCGACGAGGAGTCCGGCCTGGGCTTCGCCATCGCGACCGACGCCAACGGCCGCTACTGCCAGCTCGACCCCAAGCAGGGCGCCAAGCTCGCCCTCGCCGAGGCGTACCGCAACGTCGCCGCGTCCGGCGCCGTCCCGGTCGCGGTCACCGACTGCCTCAACTTCGGCAGCCCGGAGAACCCCGAGGTCATGTGGCAGTTCTCTCAGGCCGTCGAGGGCCTGTCGGACGCCTGCCTCGAGCTCGAGATCCCGGTCACCGGCGGCAACGTGTCGTTCTACAACCAGACGGGCGACACCCCGATCTTCCCGACCCCCGTCGTCGGCGTCCTCGGCGTGATCGACGATGTCGCACGCCGCATCCCGAGCGGGTGGCAGGACGAGGGCGAGAACATCTACCTGCTCGGCACCACCCGCGAGGAGCTGGACGGCTCCGCCTGGGCGGGCACCATCCACGGCCACCTCGGCGGACGCCCGCCGGCGGTCGACCTGGACGCGGAGCGCGCGCTCGCCGAGGCCCTGCACGCCGCGGCACAGGAGGGCCTCGTCTCGTCCGCGCACGATCTCGCCGACGGCGGCCTCGCGCAGGCGCTGGCCGAGTCGGTCATGCGGTTCGGTGTCGGCGCTCGCGTCTGGCTCACCGAGATCCAGGAGCGCGACGGCGTGGATGCGGCGACCGCCCTGTTCTCGGAGTCGACCGCCCGCGTCATCGTGACGGTCCCGCGTGAGGACGACGTGAAGTTCCGCGGCCTCTGCGAGGGTCGCGGTATCCCGGCCCTGCGGATCGGCGTCACCGACGCCGAGGTGGGCGCGCAGCCGGTCCTCGAGGTGCAGGACCAGTTCACGATCGGCCTGGAGGAGCTCCACGGCGTGCACCGCTCCACGCTCCCCGAGCACTTCGGCCCGACCGTCGCCTGA